The Pseudomonas protegens genome contains the following window.
ACAGCGGCGAATACCGCTTCGCCGGCCACGATATCTTCCGCGCCAGTCCCGACCAACTGGCGGCCATCCGCAACCGGCAGATCGGCTTCGTGTTCCAGAGCTTCAACCTGCTGCCGCGCCTCAGCGCCCTGGACAACGTCGCCCTGCCCCTGAGCTATCGCGGCGTGGCCCGGCGCGAATCCCTGGAGCGCGCCCAGCACATGCTCGATCAGGTGGGCCTCGGGCAACGCGCCGCACACCGTCCCGCCGACCTCTCCGGCGGCCAGCGCCAGCGGGTGGCGATCGCCCGGGCCCTGGTGGGCGAGCCGTCGGTGATCCTCGCCGACGAACCCACCGGCAACCTCGACAGCCACACCGCCCAAGACATCATGGACCTGCTGCTGGCGCTGAACCGCGAACGCCAGGTGACCCTGATCATCGTCACCCACGACCCGGGCATCGCCCAGCGCCTGGAGCGGCAGATCCGCGTCACCAACGGCGTGGTGCAGGAGGTCTGCCCGGCATGAGCCTTCAGGTCGAACAGAGCGCCAGCCAGCTGCTGCACGAGGCCTTCATCAGCCTGCGCACCCTGGGCAAGCGTTCGATCCTGGCCCTGCTGGGCATCGTCATCGGCAGCTCATCGGTGGTGGCCCTGATCAACATCGGCCACAACGCCGCCGAGGACGCCGCGGCGATCTTCCAGGACATGGGCACCGATACCCTGGCGGTGCAGTTTCCCGATTCCTCGGCCAGTCGCGCGCCGATGCCGCCGCTCCTCGACCTGGCCGCCTTGCACCAGGCCCTGCCGCAGTTGCTGGACATCGCTCCGGTAGCGCTGTTCAGCGGGCCGGTGGTGTACCGCGGACGCTCCAGCAACGCCAACCTGGTGGGCAGCACCCCGTCCCTGGCCAGCGCCATGCGCCTGCAGGTGCTGCAAGGGCGCTTCCTCTCGGAGTTCGACAGCGGGCAAACCTACGCGGTGGTCGGGGCACAGGTCGCCGAAGCCCTGAGCACGCCCCACGACCCGCTGCGCCTGGGCGAGCGGATTCGCATCAACGACTACCTGTTCCAGGTGATCGGCATCCTCGCCCGGCAACCGGCGGCGGTGCTGATCCCGGTGCAGACCAACGAATCCCTGT
Protein-coding sequences here:
- a CDS encoding ABC transporter ATP-binding protein, with the translated sequence MTATIIDPGFISLQGIGKSYRLAEQPLHILKNVSLSIDTGESCAILGASGSGKSTLLNILGLLDLPDSGEYRFAGHDIFRASPDQLAAIRNRQIGFVFQSFNLLPRLSALDNVALPLSYRGVARRESLERAQHMLDQVGLGQRAAHRPADLSGGQRQRVAIARALVGEPSVILADEPTGNLDSHTAQDIMDLLLALNRERQVTLIIVTHDPGIAQRLERQIRVTNGVVQEVCPA
- a CDS encoding ABC transporter permease, which translates into the protein MSLQVEQSASQLLHEAFISLRTLGKRSILALLGIVIGSSSVVALINIGHNAAEDAAAIFQDMGTDTLAVQFPDSSASRAPMPPLLDLAALHQALPQLLDIAPVALFSGPVVYRGRSSNANLVGSTPSLASAMRLQVLQGRFLSEFDSGQTYAVVGAQVAEALSTPHDPLRLGERIRINDYLFQVIGILARQPAAVLIPVQTNESLFIPLEGMRRISSSPQISNLIARAAPAQDMNRLAVALGDTLKQQLPGRSVEVQVPQKIIDGMTRQSRTFGYLLMALGGISLVGGGVGVMNVMLMNVSERRREIGIRMALGARRRDIRNLFLLEAVTLTAVGALSGAVLGMSAAYLYARLSGWQFSLAGASLPLGIGSTLLIGLFFGLYPAVAASRLQPVEALRDE